A region of Argentina anserina chromosome 5, drPotAnse1.1, whole genome shotgun sequence DNA encodes the following proteins:
- the LOC126796332 gene encoding replication factor C subunit 2, whose amino-acid sequence MSSSSSSSASAYDMPWVEKYRPTKVADIVGNDDAISRLQVIAREGNLPNLILAGPPGTGNTTSILALANELLGPHYREAVLELNASDDRGIDVVRNRIKMFAHTKVTLPAGRHKIVILDEADSMTSGAQQALRRTMEIYSNSTRFALACNTSSKIIEPIQSRCALVRFSRLSDQEILGRLMVVVQAEKVPYVPEGLEAIIFTADGDMRQALNNLQATNSGFRFVNQENVFKVCDQPHPLHVKNMVRNILEGKFDDACSGLKQLYDLGYSPTDIITTFFRIIKNYDMAEFLKLEFMKETGFAHMRICDGVGSYLQLCGLLAKLSLVRDTAKAT is encoded by the exons ATGTCGTCCTCATCTTCGTCTTCGGCATCGGCCTACGACATGCCGTGGGTGGAGAAGTATAGGCCCACCAAGGTCGCCGACATCGTCGGCAACGACGACGCCATCTCTCGCCTCCAGGTCATCGCCCGCGAAGGAAACTTGCCCAATCTCATCTTAGCC GGTCCTCCTGGAACTGGAAATACTACTAGCATTCTTGCTCTTGCAAACGAGCTTTTGGGACCACATTATAGGGAGGCTGTTTTAGAGCTGAATGCATCTGATGACAG GGGAATAGATGTGGTGAGGAACAGGATTAAAATGTTTGCCCACACAAAAGTAACGCTACCTGCTGGGCGCCATAAAATTGTCATCTTGGATGAAGCTGACAG CATGACATCTGGAGCACAACAAGCTTTGAGGCGGACAATGgaaatatattcaaattcCACGAGATTCGCTCTTGCTTGCAATACTTCGTCCAAAATCATTGAGCCTATTCAGAGTAGATGTGCCCTAGTCCGGTTTTCTAGATTATCTGATCAGGAGATACTTGGTCGTCTTATGGTAGTCGTCCAAGCTGAAAAG GTTCCTTATGTTCCAGAAGGTCTGGAAGCCATCATTTTTACTGCTGATGGTGATATGAGGCAGGCATTGAATAACTTGCAAGCTACCAACAGTGGTTTCCGGTTTGTCAATCAAGAAAATGTTTTCAAG gTCTGTGACCAGCCTCACCCATTGCATGTGAAGAATATGGTTCGTAACATACTTGAAGGCAAATTTGATGATGCTTGTTCAGGTCTCAAGCAGCTTTATGATTTGGGCTACTCACCCACTGACATAATTACAACATTTTTCCGTATCATTAAAAATTATGATATGGCTGAGTTTTTGAAACTGGAATTCATGAAG GAAACTGGGTTTGCTCACATGAGAATCTGTGATGGAGTTGGTTCATATCTTCAGCTGTGTGGTCTTCTGGCTAAGCTTTCCCTAGTTCGTGACACAGCCAAAGCGACATAA
- the LOC126794299 gene encoding 60S ribosomal protein L24 — MVLKTELCRFSGAKIYPGRGIRFIRSDSQVFLFLNSKCKRYFHNRLKPSKITWTAMFRKQHKKDSAQESVKKKRRSTKKPYSRSIVGATLEVIQKRRTEKPEVRDAAREAALREIKERIKKTKDEKKAKKAEVTAKAHKGTKGNLPKAAAPKGPKLGGGGGKR, encoded by the exons ATGGTTCTCAAGACTGAGCTTTGCCGCTTCAGTGGCGCCAAGATCTACCCCGGTAGGGGCATCCGTTTCATCCGCTCCGATTCTCAG GTTTTCCTGTTCCTGAATTCCAAGTGCAAGAGGTACTTCCACAACCGCCTCAAGCCCTCCAAGATCACATGGACTGCTATGTTCAGGAAGCAGCACAAGAAG GACTCTGCTCAAGAGTCTGTGAAGAAGAAGCGCCGCTCCACCAAGAAGCCTTACTCAAGGTCCATTGTCGGTGCCACTCTGGAGGTCATCCAGAAGCGCAGGACCGAGAAGCCTGAGGTCCGTGACGCCGCTCGCGAGGCCGCTCTCCG TGAAATTAAGGAGAGGATCAAGAAGACCAAGGATGAGAAGAAGGCAAAGAAAGCTGAGGTTACAGCCAAGGCACACAAGGGTACCAAGGGTAATCTGCCCAAGGCTGCAGCTCCCAAGGGCCCCAAGCTTGGTGGTGGAGGTGGAAAGCGATGA